Proteins from a genomic interval of Schistocerca piceifrons isolate TAMUIC-IGC-003096 chromosome 3, iqSchPice1.1, whole genome shotgun sequence:
- the LOC124789414 gene encoding uncharacterized protein LOC124789414, which yields MASADKSVNILEKKQQNCVLKKVKLGYITNSNDSATEMVDKKVTGVSGREVEGEGEIVGPMRYAVMLDGFPDVKMTEEQADKVLTALMEQINPSDWRRPIQFSATQYENGGLALTCVNNATKAWLFKTVYKIVPWPGAKLQVGQAEFILKGTKCILWMTRTMKKRSNQQILDLFQKQNRDISTAEWKVLRRVEEADKRERLTVWVDDKSLEDLQAHNFKLFLGLDQADLMLASEWKKMMNSCSSAEWHNPQPVLHNLGRRPPANYKPCQPVSLKFASKNFLHPLHFGGPELDAKLKKVKSGDITNTNDSVTEGVSKNEAYVLGRQSEVKEEMFDWMRQAVVLEGFPDVKMTEEQAEMVATALIEWINLSDEGESIQFSEVQFECGGLVLTCVNEATKKWLKDTVRHIIPWSGARLALGQAELMLKGTKFILWVLKVMKRSNQQILDLFQKQNKGICTAEWKVLRRVAEGDKKTGLILWVDNKSDIPTFEWKVLERVAEADKRERLTLWVDNKSSKDLKARGFKLYLGLDQVKLMLASEWKKVMESCGSTRRTYKLRSLVPGLGPSDVSQSQAAMFSGPNRCLQFSRFEHQVQTHHHELKFDDTGPPQFCQTQFMTSDRLLTQEGMFRESAVMQNIEPRFLVSEQPHGHRFGMSEWSQSREASYIVPDRTQHTEPGYTLNRSQEYRYSTLDHQQLHVTGYKDQDLSEVHEMRFMVSDQIHSKEGRLMEQDPLYSSESRLRLSGPQQFQVFDNTISRNPHSWEDRFSGQIFHPSN from the coding sequence ATGGCTTCAGCAGATAAATCTGTGAATATTTTGGAGAAAAAGCAGCAGAATTGTGTGTTGAAAAAAGTTAAGTTGGGTTATATAACTAACAGCAATGATTCTGCAACTGAAATGGTGGACAAAAAGGTAACTGGTGTTTCAGGTCGAGAAGTGGAAGGAGAGGGGGAGATTGTTGGCCCAATGAGGTATGCTGTCATGCTCGATGGTTTCCCAGATGTCAAGATGACAGAGGAACAAGCTGACAAGGTGCTGACAGCACTCATGGAGCAGATTAACCCAAGTGACTGGAGGCGACCTATCCAGTTCTCTGCGACACAGTACGAGAATGGGGGCTTGGCATTGACTTGTGTCAACAATGCAACCAAAGCATGGTTGTTCAAGACTGTTTATAAAATTGTTCCATGGCCGGGAGCCAAGCTGCAGGTCGGGCAAGCAGAATTCATATTGAAGGGTACCAAGTGCATACTCTGGATGACTAGGACAATGAAGAAGAGAAGTAACCAGCAGATTCTGGACTTGTTTCAGAAGCAAAATAGAGACATCTCCACTGCTGAGTGGAAAGTCCTAAGGAGGGTGGAGGAGGCAGATAAAAGAGAGAGGCTGACTGTTTGGGTTGATGACAAATCTCTTGAGGATTTGCAGGCACACAATTTCAAATTATTCCTTGGTTTGGATCAGGCTGATCTCATGCTGGCATCAGAATGGAAGAAAATGATGAACAGCTGCAGTTCTGCAGAGTGGCATAATCCGCAGCCTGTACTTCACAATCTGGGACGACGACCTCCTGCAAATTATAAACCATGTCAACCGGTGTCTCTAAAGTTTGCATCTAAAAATTTTCTGCATCCTTTGCATTTTGGAGGCCCAGAACTGGATGCCAAACTGAAAAAAGTGAAATCTGGTGATATTACTAACACTAATGACTCTGTAACTGAAGGAGTTAGCAAAAATGAAGCTTATGTTTTGGGTCGACAATCGGAAGTAAAGGAGGAAATGTTTGACTGGATGAGGCAGGCTGTTGTGCTTGAGGGTTTTCCAGATGTTAAGATGACAGAGGAGCAGGCAGAGATGGTGGCGACTGCACTCATTGAGTGGATTAATCTATCTGATGAGGGGGAATCTATCCAGTTTTCTGAGGTGCAGTTCGAGTGTGGGGGCTTGGTGTTGACCTGTGTCAATGAAGCGACCAAAAAGTGGCTGAAGGACACTGTTCGTCACATCATTCCATGGTCAGGAGCAAGGCTGGCACTCGGCCAGGCAGAGCTTATGTTGAAGGGTACAAAGTTCATACTGTGGGTATTGAAAGTGATGAAGAGAAGTAATCAGCAGATTTTGGACTTGTTTCAGAAGCAAAATAAAGGCATCTGTACTGCAGAGTGGAAAGTCCTGAGAAGGGTGGCAGAGGGAGACAAAAAGACAGGACTGATTCTTTGGGTTGACAACAAATCGGACATCCCCACCTTTGAATGGAAAGTCCTCGAGAGGGTGGCAGAGGCAGATAAAAGGGAAAGGTTGACACTTTGGGTTGATAACAAATCTTCCAAGGATTTGAAGGCACGTGGTTTCAAATTATACCTCGGTTTGGATCAGGTAAAACTCATGCTGGCATCGGAATGGAAGAAAGTGATGGAGAGTTGCGGTTCGACAAGGCGCACTTACAAACTGCGTTCTCTGGTACCTGGTTTGGGGCCTTCAGATGTGTCCCAGTCTCAGGCAGCTATGTTCTCGGGTCCTAATCGTTGTCTTCAATTTTCCAGATTTGAACATCAGGTTCAGACACATCATCATGAACTTAAATTTGATGATACAGGCCCTCCTCAGTTCTGTCAGACACAGTTCATGACTTCAGACCGACTCTTGACACAAGAGGGCATGTTCAGAGAATCTGCTGTAATGCAGAATATCGAGCCTAGATTCCTGGTTTCAGAACAGCCTCATGGGCATAGGTTCGGCATGTCGGAATGGTCACAGTCACGAGAAGCCAGTTACATTGTACCGGACAGAACACAACATACAGAGCCTGGGTACACATTGAATCGATCCCAGGAATACAGGTACTCCACCTTGGATCACCAACAGCTTCATGTCACAGGCTACAAGGACCAAGATCTTTCGGAGGTTCATGAGATGAGGTTCATGGTTTCAGATCAGATCCACTCCAAAGAAGGTAGATTAATGGAACAAGATCCTCTGTACTCTAGTGAATCTAGATTAAGATTGTCGGGTCCCCAACAGTTCCAAGTATTTGATAATACAATTTCTAGGAACCCACATTCTTGGGAAGACAGATTTTCAGGTCAGATTTTCCACCCCAGCAACTGA